In the Caballeronia sp. LZ062 genome, one interval contains:
- a CDS encoding Cof-type HAD-IIB family hydrolase: protein MYSVIATDLDGTLLNSDHQLDSFTAETLRTLASRGVPVIIATGRHYRDVAGIRDLLGIDAYLITSNGARVHAPGDERIYSRDLAPAAVRRLVQPDVAGAHGRVIVNLFADDAWLIDRHAPELLVFHQDSGFKYEVMDLREHDGENIAKVLYIGEPADLKHVAANLEREFGDALYVTYSLADCLEVMTSDVSKGRALRYVLERLDIDPAQCVAFGDNMNDIDLLETAGHPFMMNNANPDLITRLPNVPRIGNNFEAGVAHQLRKLFDLRDDIASPR, encoded by the coding sequence ATGTATTCGGTCATCGCAACTGATCTCGACGGTACGCTTCTCAACAGCGATCACCAGTTGGACTCGTTCACCGCAGAGACGCTGCGCACGCTGGCCTCGCGCGGCGTGCCGGTCATCATCGCGACGGGGCGGCATTATCGCGATGTTGCGGGCATCCGCGATCTGCTGGGCATCGACGCTTACCTGATCACGTCCAACGGCGCGCGCGTGCATGCGCCCGGCGACGAGCGCATCTATTCGCGCGATCTCGCGCCAGCGGCCGTGCGACGCCTCGTGCAGCCGGACGTCGCGGGCGCGCATGGCCGCGTGATCGTGAACCTTTTCGCCGACGACGCGTGGCTCATCGACCGTCACGCGCCCGAACTGCTCGTGTTTCATCAGGACTCCGGTTTCAAGTACGAAGTCATGGACTTACGTGAGCACGACGGCGAGAACATTGCGAAAGTGCTGTACATCGGCGAGCCGGCGGACCTGAAGCACGTCGCCGCGAACCTGGAGCGCGAATTCGGCGATGCGTTGTATGTCACTTATTCGCTGGCGGATTGCCTCGAAGTCATGACGTCCGACGTGTCGAAGGGCCGCGCGCTGCGTTACGTGCTGGAGCGGCTGGATATCGATCCGGCTCAATGCGTCGCGTTCGGCGACAACATGAACGACATCGACTTGCTGGAGACGGCCGGCCATCCGTTCATGATGAACAACGCGAATCCGGATCTGATCACGCGTCTGCCGAATGTGCCGCGCATCGGGAACAACTTCGAGGCGGGCGTCGCGCATCAGCTGCGCAAGCTGTTCGATCTACGCGACGACATTGCGTCGCCGCGCTAA
- a CDS encoding BadF/BadG/BcrA/BcrD ATPase family protein, whose product MNTFTSTLTQPDFNGYLLGIDGGGSGTRVILADAHGVELARASGGPSGLALGVEQAWRSIGDACQRAFDAAGLAFDWRACSLGCGLAGVNNADWLAAFLGMAPPVHALSVESDAYTTVLGAHGGGPGVIVALGTGSIAASLDGEGVCRIAGGYGFPSGDEASGAWLGLRAVVHLQRVLDGRLPADDWSRALLRLTGATDRDSLVVWLCASNQTAYATLAPSVFEYRDHPAAAQLLEQAGREIELLVAALDPAGELPVALCGGLGAPYEPFVPVSLHTRLCRPRADSAAGALELARRAAASGAAAARSAKEPR is encoded by the coding sequence ATGAACACTTTCACTAGCACTCTCACGCAGCCCGACTTCAACGGCTATCTGCTCGGCATCGACGGCGGCGGAAGCGGCACGCGCGTGATTCTCGCGGACGCGCACGGCGTCGAGTTGGCCCGCGCGAGCGGCGGTCCTTCGGGGCTGGCGCTGGGCGTCGAGCAAGCATGGCGTTCCATTGGCGATGCCTGCCAGCGCGCGTTCGATGCCGCCGGCCTCGCGTTCGACTGGCGCGCCTGTTCGCTCGGCTGCGGCCTCGCGGGCGTCAACAACGCGGACTGGCTCGCGGCATTTCTGGGCATGGCGCCGCCGGTTCATGCGTTGAGCGTGGAAAGCGACGCATACACGACGGTCCTGGGCGCGCACGGCGGCGGACCGGGCGTGATCGTCGCGCTCGGCACGGGCAGCATCGCGGCGTCGCTGGACGGCGAGGGCGTCTGCCGTATCGCGGGCGGCTACGGCTTTCCGAGCGGCGACGAAGCGAGTGGCGCGTGGCTCGGCCTGCGCGCGGTGGTTCACCTTCAGCGCGTGCTGGACGGCCGCCTGCCCGCCGATGACTGGTCGCGCGCGCTCTTGCGGCTCACGGGCGCGACGGATCGCGACAGTCTCGTGGTGTGGCTGTGCGCGTCGAATCAGACCGCGTACGCCACGCTCGCGCCGAGCGTGTTCGAATACCGCGATCATCCGGCGGCGGCGCAGTTGCTGGAGCAGGCGGGGCGCGAGATCGAACTCCTCGTGGCGGCGCTGGACCCGGCGGGCGAACTGCCGGTGGCCCTGTGCGGCGGACTCGGCGCGCCCTACGAGCCTTTCGTGCCGGTTTCCTTGCACACGCGCCTTTGCCGGCCTCGCGCGGATTCGGCCGCAGGCGCGCTGGAACTGGCGCGGCGCGCGGCGGCGTCGGGTGCCGCGGCGGCGCGGTCTGCAAAAGAGCCGCGATAA
- a CDS encoding DNA-3-methyladenine glycosylase I yields the protein MADTEPTRCAWASTGAMAHYHDTEWGVPSRDDRHLFEMLVLEGAQAGLSWSTILNKREGYRALFAGFDIDRVARFTDGDIERIVGDARVVRNRAKITSAVVNARAVQRIQAEHGSFAEFVWSFVNGSPIDTPRDANNPTPASTPQSDALSRALKQYGCKFVGTTICYAFMQATGMVNDHVAGCVARGKTKPKRKTAEKSSRSA from the coding sequence ATGGCAGACACCGAACCGACCCGCTGCGCCTGGGCCAGCACCGGCGCAATGGCGCATTACCACGACACCGAATGGGGCGTTCCATCGCGCGACGACCGCCATCTCTTCGAGATGCTGGTGCTCGAAGGCGCGCAGGCTGGTCTCTCATGGTCCACCATCCTGAACAAGCGCGAAGGTTATCGCGCGCTGTTCGCAGGCTTCGACATCGACCGCGTGGCGCGCTTCACGGACGGCGACATCGAGCGGATCGTCGGCGATGCGCGCGTGGTCCGCAATCGGGCGAAGATCACGTCCGCTGTCGTCAATGCGCGCGCGGTGCAGCGCATTCAGGCCGAGCACGGCTCGTTCGCGGAGTTCGTGTGGTCGTTCGTGAACGGCTCCCCTATCGACACGCCGCGCGACGCGAACAATCCGACGCCCGCCTCGACGCCCCAATCTGACGCGTTGAGCCGCGCGCTCAAGCAATACGGCTGCAAGTTCGTCGGCACGACAATCTGCTACGCCTTCATGCAGGCAACGGGCATGGTGAACGACCACGTTGCCGGCTGTGTGGCGCGCGGCAAGACTAAGCCAAAACGGAAAACCGCCGAGAAAAGCAGCCGTTCAGCTTAG
- the rpsU gene encoding 30S ribosomal protein S21, with translation MTTIVLKENEPFDVAIRRFRRTIEKNGLIAELRERQSYEKPTTERKRKKAAAVARLRKRLRSQMLPKKMH, from the coding sequence ATGACCACTATTGTTCTCAAAGAAAACGAGCCGTTCGATGTCGCGATTCGGCGCTTCCGCCGCACCATCGAAAAGAACGGCCTGATCGCAGAACTGCGCGAGCGCCAGTCCTACGAAAAGCCGACCACCGAGCGCAAGCGCAAGAAGGCCGCGGCCGTTGCCCGCCTGCGCAAGCGCCTGCGTAGCCAGATGCTGCCGAAGAAGATGCACTAA
- a CDS encoding aldo/keto reductase: MQTRSIGTSDLKVAPLVFGGNVFGWTADERTSFSILDAFVDHGLNFIDTADVYSAWVEGHQGGESETIIGKWFKESGKRQKIVLATKVGMLGTRKGLSAANIAAAVDDSLRRLKTDYIDVYFSHLDDDQTPLDETLSAYQKLIQAGKVRVIGASNYTGARLEEALKVAKESALPAYQILQPEYNLYDREGYESDLEPVAEAHKIAVVTYFSLASGFLSGKYRSKEDMQGKARGSRVEKYLNERGLKILDALDEAAKRHDTTPATVALAWIIARPSVTAPIASATSVQQLESLAAATRLQLDPEEVNMLDEASAWQK; the protein is encoded by the coding sequence ATGCAAACTCGCAGCATCGGCACATCGGATCTCAAAGTCGCGCCGCTCGTTTTCGGCGGCAACGTGTTCGGCTGGACCGCGGACGAGCGCACCTCGTTCTCCATCCTCGACGCGTTCGTCGACCACGGCCTCAATTTCATCGACACGGCGGATGTCTACTCCGCGTGGGTCGAGGGGCACCAGGGCGGCGAGTCGGAAACGATCATCGGCAAGTGGTTCAAGGAGAGCGGCAAGCGCCAGAAAATCGTGCTCGCGACAAAAGTCGGCATGCTGGGCACGCGCAAAGGGCTGTCGGCAGCGAACATCGCCGCAGCCGTCGACGATTCCCTGCGGCGTCTGAAGACCGATTACATCGACGTCTACTTCTCTCACCTCGACGACGACCAGACGCCGCTCGACGAAACGCTCAGCGCGTATCAGAAGCTCATTCAGGCAGGCAAGGTGCGCGTGATCGGGGCGTCGAACTACACGGGCGCGCGGCTGGAAGAGGCGCTGAAGGTGGCAAAGGAATCGGCGCTTCCGGCGTATCAGATCCTTCAGCCGGAGTACAACCTTTACGACCGCGAAGGCTATGAATCCGATCTCGAACCCGTCGCCGAGGCGCACAAGATCGCGGTCGTCACGTATTTCAGCCTGGCGAGCGGCTTTCTGTCGGGCAAGTACCGCTCGAAGGAAGACATGCAGGGCAAGGCGCGCGGCTCGCGTGTCGAGAAGTATCTGAACGAGCGCGGCCTGAAAATTCTCGATGCGCTCGACGAAGCCGCGAAGCGCCATGACACGACACCCGCGACGGTCGCGCTCGCGTGGATCATCGCGCGGCCCAGCGTGACGGCGCCGATTGCGAGCGCAACGTCGGTGCAGCAGCTGGAAAGTCTCGCGGCCGCCACGCGCCTTCAGCTGGACCCGGAAGAAGTCAACATGCTCGACGAAGCGAGCGCTTGGCAGAAATAA
- a CDS encoding tetratricopeptide repeat protein — translation MTASTELPDAPASTHDPEFEQALAHVLCAAIEHHQKNEVEEAQALYRIVLDASPAHADAHHNLGALALQQHDFERAIPHFEAAVGANPDQGHYWASYINALTVSGQTSAAWVALEMAQQRGMKGPAVDRLIQQLVLSGNAPTPAPAALAAPAPVETAVSAPEKKEASAMRMAVPPQQQINRVTTLYHQGRTAEALEIARQMTERFPNFALGWRAMGSSLHSLGRTFEAIEPFARTVELEPTDVESRKVLADCLRLHNRFADAEAACREVLAQAPEHAEAYRILGMTLQSMGRHEEAEACCRKTVELTRSVVAYSTLGVMLLDQGRLKEAQIELRRALEIKPDYGIAHENILFCMSHDEDVDANALFAQHVAFGEQCEAPLRAQWKPHANSRHPERKLKVGFVSGDLFHHAISTFIEPIFEHLAHDAGLEIHVYYSHSINDDVTARLRQNAARWNPVNGLTDVQLADKIRADGIDVLIDLSGHTSRNRLLMFARKPAPIQASWMGYPGTTGLTAMDYYLADSFHVPEHHAQGQFVEKIAYLPANAPFQPARYAPPVNGLPALHNGYLTFGSFNRINKIQPRAIALWAELLRALPDSRMLLGAMPPDSGHETLTEWFAREGIARERLDFRTRSNMPVYLQQHHHVDLCLDTFPYSGGTTTLHAMWMGVPTITLPGRLMASRGSTAALSLAGLGDFVAKDNADFVAKGLAWANDLTGLAQLRASMRERCAESPMLQPAVIAAGLSASLREMWRRWCAGLAPAALEAQQPGETARNSQEKS, via the coding sequence ATGACTGCTTCGACCGAGCTCCCGGACGCACCGGCCTCCACCCACGATCCAGAATTCGAGCAGGCGCTGGCGCACGTGCTGTGCGCCGCGATCGAGCATCATCAGAAGAACGAAGTGGAAGAGGCGCAGGCACTTTATCGCATCGTGCTCGATGCCAGCCCCGCTCATGCCGATGCTCATCACAATCTCGGCGCGCTCGCGTTGCAGCAGCACGATTTCGAGCGCGCGATCCCGCACTTCGAAGCGGCCGTCGGCGCGAATCCCGATCAAGGCCATTACTGGGCCAGCTATATCAATGCGCTGACCGTGAGCGGACAGACATCGGCGGCGTGGGTCGCGCTCGAAATGGCGCAGCAGCGCGGGATGAAAGGACCGGCGGTCGATCGGCTGATTCAGCAACTCGTGTTGTCCGGGAACGCGCCCACGCCCGCGCCCGCTGCGCTCGCCGCGCCTGCGCCGGTCGAGACAGCCGTCAGCGCGCCCGAGAAGAAAGAGGCGTCCGCCATGCGCATGGCCGTGCCGCCGCAGCAGCAGATCAACCGCGTGACGACGCTCTATCACCAGGGCCGCACTGCCGAAGCGCTTGAAATCGCGCGTCAGATGACCGAGCGATTTCCGAATTTTGCGCTCGGATGGCGAGCGATGGGCAGTTCCCTGCACTCCCTCGGACGCACATTCGAGGCAATCGAGCCGTTCGCGCGGACCGTGGAGCTCGAGCCGACGGACGTGGAATCGCGCAAGGTGCTCGCCGACTGCTTGCGCCTGCATAACCGTTTTGCCGATGCCGAAGCCGCGTGCCGCGAAGTCCTTGCGCAGGCACCGGAGCACGCGGAAGCGTATCGCATTCTCGGCATGACGTTGCAGTCGATGGGCCGCCACGAGGAAGCCGAAGCGTGCTGCCGCAAGACGGTGGAACTCACGCGCTCGGTGGTGGCGTACAGCACGCTCGGCGTCATGCTGCTCGACCAGGGGCGCCTGAAGGAAGCGCAGATCGAACTGCGCCGCGCGCTCGAGATCAAGCCGGACTACGGCATCGCGCACGAAAACATCCTCTTCTGCATGAGTCACGACGAAGACGTCGACGCAAATGCGCTCTTCGCGCAACACGTCGCATTCGGCGAGCAATGCGAGGCACCGTTGCGCGCGCAGTGGAAACCGCATGCCAATTCGCGTCATCCGGAGCGGAAACTGAAGGTCGGTTTCGTGTCCGGCGACCTCTTTCACCACGCAATCTCCACGTTTATCGAGCCTATCTTCGAGCACCTTGCGCATGACGCCGGCCTGGAGATTCACGTCTACTACAGCCACTCGATCAACGATGACGTGACCGCGCGCCTGCGCCAGAACGCGGCGCGCTGGAATCCGGTCAACGGACTGACGGACGTGCAACTCGCCGACAAGATTCGCGCCGACGGCATCGACGTGCTGATCGACCTTTCCGGGCACACCTCGCGCAATCGGCTGCTCATGTTCGCGCGCAAACCGGCGCCGATTCAGGCGAGCTGGATGGGATATCCCGGCACGACCGGTCTGACGGCGATGGACTATTACCTCGCCGACTCGTTCCACGTTCCCGAGCACCACGCACAAGGTCAGTTCGTCGAGAAGATTGCGTATCTGCCGGCCAACGCTCCGTTCCAACCGGCACGGTACGCGCCGCCCGTCAACGGACTGCCCGCGCTGCACAACGGCTATCTCACATTCGGCAGTTTCAACCGCATCAACAAGATCCAGCCTCGCGCCATCGCGCTGTGGGCCGAACTGCTTCGCGCGCTGCCCGACTCACGCATGTTGCTCGGCGCGATGCCGCCGGATTCGGGCCACGAGACGCTCACCGAATGGTTCGCCAGAGAAGGAATCGCGCGCGAACGGCTCGATTTCCGCACGCGCTCGAACATGCCCGTGTACTTGCAGCAGCATCATCACGTGGATCTTTGCCTCGACACGTTCCCGTATTCGGGCGGCACCACGACGCTTCACGCCATGTGGATGGGTGTCCCGACGATCACGTTGCCGGGCCGTCTGATGGCAAGCCGCGGAAGCACCGCCGCACTGTCGCTGGCGGGGCTGGGCGACTTCGTCGCGAAAGACAACGCCGACTTCGTCGCGAAGGGCCTGGCGTGGGCAAACGATCTCACAGGGCTCGCGCAGTTGCGCGCCAGCATGCGCGAGCGCTGTGCCGAATCGCCGATGCTTCAACCGGCCGTCATCGCAGCGGGCCTGTCCGCTTCGCTGCGCGAAATGTGGCGCCGCTGGTGCGCGGGGCTCGCGCCCGCCGCGCTGGAGGCGCAACAGCCCGGCGAAACCGCGCGCAACTCTCAGGAAAAGTCATGA
- the vioA gene encoding dTDP-4-amino-4,6-dideoxy-D-glucose aminotransferase VioA: protein MSSLPVRIVEPIVDERIYVTQPHLAPLAEFLPYLEKIWDSKVLTNGGPFHQQLEKALCEYLGVEHLALFANGTLALVTALQAHRVTGEVITTPYSFVATAHSLLWNGIKPVFVDIDPNTLNLDPAKIEAAITPQTTAIMPVHCYGRPCDVEAIQKIADNYNLKVIYDAAHAFGVKTLGGSVLKHGDLSVLSFHATKVFNTFEGGAIVCPDAKTKQRIDHLKNFGFVDETTVVAPGINGKMSEINAAFGLLQLKHIDEALERRRRIDARYRAMLADVKGVRCLPEPRSADEYVANHSYFPILVTDEYPLERDALFEHLRDHDIYARRYFYPLISEFPMYRGLPSAQRANLPVAGDAARRVLCLPIYPALEDHDVDRIVGLIAKPPRRA, encoded by the coding sequence ATGAGCAGCCTTCCCGTCCGTATCGTAGAGCCGATCGTAGACGAACGCATTTACGTCACGCAGCCGCATCTCGCGCCGCTTGCCGAATTCCTGCCGTATCTGGAAAAGATCTGGGACAGCAAGGTACTGACCAACGGCGGCCCGTTCCATCAGCAACTGGAAAAGGCGCTGTGCGAGTACCTCGGCGTCGAGCATCTCGCGCTGTTCGCCAACGGCACGCTCGCGCTCGTGACGGCGCTGCAGGCGCACCGCGTGACGGGCGAAGTCATCACGACGCCGTATTCCTTCGTTGCCACCGCGCATTCGCTGTTGTGGAACGGCATCAAACCGGTGTTCGTCGATATTGATCCGAACACGCTCAATCTCGATCCCGCGAAGATCGAAGCGGCCATCACGCCCCAAACCACGGCGATCATGCCGGTGCACTGCTATGGCCGTCCGTGCGATGTCGAAGCGATTCAGAAAATCGCCGACAACTACAACCTGAAGGTGATCTACGACGCAGCGCATGCATTCGGCGTGAAGACGCTCGGCGGGAGCGTGCTCAAACACGGCGATCTTTCCGTGTTGAGCTTCCACGCGACGAAGGTGTTCAACACGTTCGAGGGCGGTGCGATCGTCTGCCCGGACGCGAAGACGAAGCAGCGTATCGACCATCTGAAAAACTTCGGCTTCGTGGACGAAACGACGGTTGTCGCGCCGGGTATCAACGGCAAGATGAGCGAGATCAACGCGGCATTCGGCCTGCTCCAGCTCAAGCATATCGACGAGGCGCTCGAACGCCGCCGGCGGATCGACGCCAGATACCGCGCCATGCTCGCCGATGTGAAGGGCGTGCGCTGTCTTCCGGAACCGCGAAGCGCGGACGAATACGTCGCCAATCACTCGTATTTTCCGATACTCGTCACGGACGAGTATCCGCTCGAGCGCGACGCGCTGTTCGAGCATCTGCGCGATCACGACATTTACGCGCGCCGCTACTTTTACCCGCTCATCTCCGAGTTTCCGATGTATCGCGGCCTGCCGTCGGCGCAACGCGCGAATCTGCCCGTTGCGGGCGATGCGGCGCGTCGCGTGCTGTGTCTGCCGATTTATCCCGCGCTGGAAGATCACGACGTGGATCGTATCGTCGGCCTGATCGCGAAGCCGCCACGCCGAGCGTAA
- a CDS encoding GNAT family protein: MNIFLREIQASDLPAITAWRADREVVDALVGNFRHVNEDVDRRWYDAYLASRANNVRLAICLRESGECVGVVYLLQIHWINRTGEFGIQIGDAAARGRGIGEAATRLMLRHAFADLNLRRVSLSVLADNTRAIRLYERVGFRHEGVQREAVFKGGRYVDLLMMATLADDQDAQQ; encoded by the coding sequence ATGAACATTTTCCTGCGCGAAATTCAGGCCTCCGATCTGCCCGCCATCACTGCATGGCGCGCCGATCGCGAGGTGGTCGACGCTCTCGTCGGCAACTTCCGGCACGTGAACGAGGACGTCGACCGCCGCTGGTACGACGCGTATCTCGCGAGCCGCGCGAACAACGTGCGCCTCGCAATTTGTCTGCGCGAAAGCGGTGAATGCGTCGGCGTGGTGTATCTCCTTCAGATTCACTGGATCAACCGGACCGGCGAGTTCGGCATTCAGATTGGCGACGCGGCGGCGCGCGGCCGGGGTATCGGCGAAGCTGCAACGCGGCTCATGCTGCGGCACGCGTTCGCGGATCTGAATTTGCGCCGTGTCTCTTTGTCGGTGCTGGCGGACAACACGCGTGCCATTCGCCTGTACGAACGCGTCGGCTTTCGCCACGAAGGCGTGCAGCGCGAAGCGGTATTCAAAGGCGGACGCTACGTCGACTTGCTGATGATGGCGACGCTTGCCGACGATCAGGACGCACAGCAGTAA
- a CDS encoding phytanoyl-CoA dioxygenase family protein, producing MDMTSFDHRLAEHGWVVFPDALDAGFVDRLRRDCLKWVDICTQYQIASGINANGDGTAHHSIGANDSIDEFVAMHLFHPWLTHFFLNKPYILHACNPVGGFPRAQNYVHRVHRDVATFIPNFNLRMNMLVMLDDFTIENGATQVLSGSHMQNEQPDEATFSARAEYVTGRAGSVVLFNSYLWHRGTLNTTARNRVALTLSYGPAFVKPQMDYARLVGEERGAQLAPLTRQVLGFNSRVPVSLSEWYRPRTERLYLPDQG from the coding sequence ATGGACATGACCTCGTTCGACCACAGGCTCGCCGAGCACGGCTGGGTTGTCTTTCCCGATGCGCTCGACGCCGGTTTCGTCGATCGTCTGCGTCGCGATTGCCTGAAATGGGTCGATATCTGCACGCAGTATCAGATCGCGAGCGGCATCAATGCGAACGGCGACGGTACCGCGCATCACAGCATCGGCGCCAACGACAGCATCGACGAATTCGTCGCAATGCATCTCTTTCATCCGTGGCTCACGCATTTCTTCTTGAACAAGCCGTACATCCTGCACGCGTGTAACCCCGTAGGCGGCTTTCCGCGCGCGCAGAACTATGTGCATCGCGTGCATCGCGATGTCGCGACGTTCATTCCGAACTTCAATCTGCGCATGAACATGCTCGTGATGCTCGACGATTTCACGATCGAGAACGGCGCCACTCAAGTGCTGAGCGGCTCGCACATGCAGAACGAACAACCCGACGAGGCGACCTTTTCCGCCCGCGCGGAATACGTGACAGGCCGCGCCGGCTCCGTCGTGCTCTTCAACTCCTACTTGTGGCATCGCGGCACGCTCAACACGACGGCGCGTAATCGCGTCGCACTGACGCTCAGCTACGGACCCGCGTTCGTAAAACCGCAGATGGACTACGCGCGACTCGTCGGCGAAGAGCGCGGTGCGCAGCTCGCGCCGCTGACGCGTCAGGTGCTCGGCTTCAATTCCCGGGTACCGGTGAGCTTGTCGGAATGGTATCGACCCCGTACTGAAAGACTCTATCTGCCCGACCAAGGCTAA
- a CDS encoding class I SAM-dependent methyltransferase — MRDYNAEAQSRPDKRYDYNFDEIVRDYMMKRFAPHFEPGPALELGCHEGRSTTLLAQHFPDLTVIEASSDAIAIAQRNSPDHVRFVNATFEVAELDRKYRSIFLINTLEHLEETGPVLRNIHDWLAPDGRFYVLVPNADAPSRQIAVRMGLIASNNAVTPGEWAHGHRRTYSFDTLEADVRAAGFKVEQRGGLMFKALANFQFDRALEAGIIDSKYLDGIYDLGMIYPQMCASIYLICGK, encoded by the coding sequence ATGCGTGACTACAATGCCGAGGCCCAGTCGCGGCCCGACAAGCGATACGACTACAACTTCGACGAGATCGTGCGCGACTACATGATGAAGCGGTTCGCGCCGCATTTCGAACCCGGTCCCGCGCTGGAACTCGGTTGCCATGAAGGCCGCTCGACGACCCTGCTCGCGCAACACTTCCCGGACCTCACGGTCATCGAAGCGTCCTCCGATGCCATCGCCATCGCGCAGCGCAATTCACCGGATCACGTGCGCTTCGTCAACGCGACGTTCGAAGTGGCCGAGCTGGACCGCAAGTATCGCTCGATCTTCCTGATCAACACGCTGGAACATCTGGAAGAAACGGGACCCGTGCTGCGCAACATTCACGACTGGCTCGCGCCCGACGGACGCTTCTACGTCCTCGTCCCAAACGCCGACGCGCCCTCGCGGCAGATTGCCGTGCGCATGGGACTCATCGCATCGAACAACGCGGTCACGCCCGGCGAATGGGCGCACGGGCATCGCCGGACGTATTCGTTCGATACGCTCGAAGCCGACGTGCGCGCCGCCGGTTTCAAGGTCGAACAGCGCGGCGGCCTCATGTTCAAGGCGCTCGCGAATTTCCAGTTCGATCGCGCGCTCGAAGCGGGCATCATCGACAGTAAATATCTCGACGGCATTTACGACCTCGGCATGATCTATCCGCAAATGTGCGCGAGCATTTACCTCATCTGCGGCAAATGA
- a CDS encoding WbqC family protein, producing the protein MKVAIMQPYFLPYIGYFQLIGAVDVFVVYDNIKYTKKGWFNRNRFLQNGGDAYFSIPLVADSDSLDVVARSIAPSFDRQKLLNQIQGAYRRAPHFAQGFELLRECVEQEERNLFHFLHHSIRATNKRLSLDTRIVVSSTLPIDHSLRAQDKVLAICGALGATTYINAIGGTALYSAPDFAERGIELRFLQPRALEYRQFGEPFVPWLSILDLLMFNPADEVEAMLGEFDLV; encoded by the coding sequence ATGAAAGTCGCGATCATGCAGCCTTACTTTCTGCCCTATATCGGCTACTTTCAGCTGATCGGGGCAGTCGACGTGTTCGTCGTCTACGACAACATCAAATACACGAAGAAAGGCTGGTTCAACCGGAATCGCTTCCTGCAAAACGGCGGCGATGCGTATTTCAGCATTCCGCTCGTCGCCGATTCCGATTCGCTCGATGTCGTCGCGCGCTCGATCGCCCCTTCTTTCGACCGGCAAAAGCTGCTCAATCAGATACAGGGCGCATATCGGCGCGCGCCGCATTTCGCGCAAGGGTTCGAATTGTTGCGCGAATGCGTCGAGCAGGAAGAGCGCAATCTTTTCCATTTCCTGCATCACTCGATTCGCGCGACGAACAAAAGGCTTTCGCTCGACACGCGGATCGTCGTTTCGTCGACATTGCCGATCGACCATTCGCTTCGCGCGCAGGACAAGGTGCTGGCGATATGCGGCGCACTCGGCGCGACGACGTACATCAACGCAATCGGCGGCACCGCGCTTTATTCGGCGCCGGATTTCGCCGAACGCGGAATCGAGCTGCGTTTTTTACAGCCGCGCGCGCTCGAATACCGGCAGTTCGGCGAGCCGTTCGTGCCCTGGCTTTCCATTCTCGACCTTTTGATGTTCAACCCGGCTGACGAAGTTGAGGCCATGTTGGGCGAATTCGATCTCGTTTGA